A genomic region of Zygotorulaspora mrakii chromosome 7, complete sequence contains the following coding sequences:
- the HEM15 gene encoding ferrochelatase HEM15 (similar to Saccharomyces cerevisiae HEM15 (YOR176W); ancestral locus Anc_6.67) — protein sequence MMLTRLVNNTSTVSRYASPWNAVGIMTRSFSLKHPCLREEKAPTGIVFMNMGGPATVPETYSFLYELFSDNDLIPISKNYQRWIAKYIAKFRTPKIEKQYESIGGGSPIKRWSEYQAAKVCEILDKTSPQTAPHKPYVAFRYANPLTDVAYKQLLDDGVKRAVAFTQYPQFSYSTTGSSLNELWRTIKSLDPQRTIEWSTIDRWPTAQGLVDGFAENINKKLEEFPKEVRDKVIILFSAHSLPMDVVNTGDAYPAEVASTVNHVMEKLNFKNPYRLVWQSQVGPKPWLGGQTAPITEFLAEGSDGILLVPIAFTSDHIETLFEIDLELIDESPHKNKIKRCDSLNGNETFIKGMADLVAAHLKNGNLHSKQLPLDFVLGKSSDPISNVSEVFGKHN from the coding sequence ATGATGCTTACAAGGCTGGTGAATAATACAAGTACAGTTAGTCGCTATGCGAGTCCTTGGAATGCAGTTGGCATAATGACAAGGTCGTTCAGTTTGAAACATCCTTGCTTACGGGAAGAGAAGGCACCAACGGGAATTGTATTTATGAATATGGGAGGCCCAGCTACTGTTCCTGAGACTTATAGCTTCCTGtatgaacttttttctgACAATGATTTGATACCAATAAGCAAGAATTATCAGCGTTGGATAGCCAAATATATCGCTAAATTTCGCACACCAAAGATCGAGAAACAATATGAATCAATTGGTGGCGGTTCACCTATCAAAAGGTGGTCCGAATATCAGGCAGCTAAAGTTTGTGAAATCTTGGACAAGACGTCTCCACAGACGGCCCCTCATAAGCCTTATGTGGCATTCAGATATGCCAACCCTTTGACAGATGTAGCTTATAAGCAGTTACTTGATGATGGCGTGAAGCGAGCAGTAGCATTTACTCAGTATCCCCAATTCTCCTACTCCACGACAGGTTCGTCCTTGAATGAATTATGGAGAACGATTAAATCATTGGACCCTCAAAGGACCATCGAATGGTCAACTATTGATCGCTGGCCTACGGCTCAAGGATTAGTTGATGGGTTTGCCGAAAATATTAACAAAAAGTTGGAGGAATTCCCTAAGGAAGTTAGGGATAAGGTTATCATATTATTCTCAGCTCATTCTCTACCAATGGATGTCGTAAATACAGGTGATGCATACCCCGCGGAAGTGGCCTCGACAGTTAATCATGTtatggaaaaattgaattttaaGAACCCTTACCGATTAGTTTGGCAGTCACAAGTAGGGCCAAAGCCTTGGTTAGGTGGCCAAACTGCTCCAATAACTGAGTTTCTGGCTGAGGGATCTGACGGAATCTTACTAGTACCAATCGCATTCACATCAGATCATATTGAAACTCTATTTGAAATCGACTTGGAGCTTATCGATGAATCTCCtcacaaaaataaaataaaaagatgTGACTCATTGAACGGTAACGAAACCTTCATTAAAGGAATGGCCGATCTTGTTGCAGCACATctaaaaaatggaaatctTCACTCAAAGCAATTGCCGTTGGACTTTGTGCTCGGTAAGTCGAGCGATCCGATTTCTAATGTCTCAGAGGTATTTGGCAAACACAACTAG